From Candidatus Omnitrophota bacterium, one genomic window encodes:
- the hisS gene encoding histidine--tRNA ligase, giving the protein MSNKEISIPRGTADIFGDEVLQWSLIEQKAREILQNYNYKEIRTPMFEEVDLFARSMGKTSDVVQKQMLTLERNTREGEMGESQSTFALRPEGTASVVRSYIENSIDRKEPLTKLFYIGSMFRGERPQKGRLRQFNQIGVEAIGPDSQNAYLDAEVISLAMNLLASFGVKDATLKINSLGTPEDKEKFAQALREQLKDKKSSLCENCQQRFDRNIFRVLDCKNRDCKKEIEALEIKSSYLSKESQEYYNDVKKALAGIGVAYQETPDLVRGLDYYTGVVFEITSQSLGSQDALGAGGRYNGLVEQLGGTKGVDAVGFSLGIERILLAINETAQQEISTDVCLVALDENAFEKAFSILNELRASGVKSDIVYRAASVKAQMRTANKTGAKYVLILGQDEISKGIITLKNMQIGEQEEIQISKIVEFIKSIL; this is encoded by the coding sequence ATGAGCAATAAAGAAATTTCAATTCCACGCGGAACCGCTGATATTTTTGGTGACGAAGTCTTGCAATGGTCTTTGATTGAACAAAAGGCTCGGGAAATTCTACAAAACTATAATTACAAAGAAATTCGCACCCCAATGTTCGAAGAAGTTGATTTATTCGCTCGCTCAATGGGAAAGACTAGCGATGTGGTTCAAAAGCAAATGCTTACGCTTGAAAGAAATACGCGTGAAGGTGAAATGGGTGAGTCTCAAAGTACGTTTGCTCTAAGGCCAGAAGGCACTGCTTCAGTTGTGCGGTCATATATTGAAAACAGTATTGATCGAAAAGAACCGCTGACAAAGTTATTTTATATTGGTTCGATGTTTCGTGGTGAACGCCCACAAAAAGGGCGCTTGCGTCAGTTTAATCAAATTGGCGTTGAGGCTATTGGTCCAGATAGCCAGAACGCTTATTTAGACGCAGAAGTGATTTCTCTTGCGATGAATTTGCTTGCGAGCTTTGGCGTTAAAGACGCGACTTTGAAAATTAATAGTCTTGGAACGCCTGAAGACAAAGAAAAATTTGCTCAAGCATTAAGAGAACAGCTAAAAGATAAGAAATCTTCTTTATGTGAAAATTGTCAACAACGTTTTGATCGTAATATTTTTCGTGTTTTAGATTGTAAAAATAGAGATTGCAAAAAAGAAATAGAAGCTCTTGAAATTAAGAGTAGCTATTTATCCAAAGAAAGCCAAGAGTATTATAATGATGTTAAAAAAGCTTTAGCCGGGATTGGTGTCGCGTATCAGGAAACACCTGATTTGGTGCGGGGACTTGATTATTATACAGGAGTTGTTTTTGAGATTACAAGTCAGTCTCTTGGAAGTCAGGATGCGCTTGGTGCAGGTGGGCGATATAACGGGCTAGTCGAGCAGCTTGGTGGAACTAAGGGCGTTGATGCGGTTGGATTTTCGCTTGGGATTGAAAGAATTTTGCTTGCGATCAATGAAACCGCGCAACAAGAGATAAGCACCGATGTCTGTCTTGTTGCTTTAGATGAAAATGCGTTTGAAAAAGCTTTTAGCATTTTAAATGAGTTAAGGGCCAGCGGAGTCAAAAGCGACATTGTGTATCGAGCAGCTTCTGTTAAGGCTCAAATGAGAACTGCCAACAAGACAGGGGCCAAATATGTTTTGATTCTTGGTCAAGATGAAATTAGTAAAGGAATCATTACTCTTAAAAATATGCAAATTGGTGAGCAAGAAGAAATTCAGATTAGCAAAATTGTTGAATTTATAAAATCGATTTTATAG
- a CDS encoding cytochrome c biogenesis protein CcdA, which produces MINVAQMMISKSPILAIFVVFGVGFVASLSSCTLVRIPIVFGYISGASHSKKHSLLLSLCLVAGLVFSYTLVGMLLLFLKNFTSNLVQISRYMYLALGFFLLVAGLFYAGLIPAVHAQAHCSNRTNTFKRSGFIGAFIFGAMFAFLEMPACPCCASVLFVIIGAVSLINSWIYSFIVLLSFALGQSLPIFLIGFSTNLTRILAPKVAQIEKYIQFAAGTILIVIALYFLIIA; this is translated from the coding sequence ATGATAAATGTTGCACAGATGATGATTTCTAAATCACCGATTTTAGCTATATTTGTTGTTTTCGGGGTTGGATTTGTCGCGTCTTTAAGTTCTTGTACTTTGGTTAGAATTCCGATTGTTTTTGGATATATTTCCGGAGCTTCTCATTCTAAAAAGCATTCTTTGTTGTTATCCTTATGTTTAGTGGCTGGTCTTGTTTTTAGCTATACATTGGTAGGAATGCTTCTTCTTTTTTTAAAGAATTTTACTTCGAATTTGGTGCAAATAAGCAGATATATGTATTTAGCGCTAGGATTCTTTTTGCTTGTTGCGGGTTTGTTTTATGCGGGTCTTATTCCTGCTGTGCATGCACAGGCACATTGTAGCAATAGAACCAATACATTTAAAAGATCTGGATTTATTGGAGCTTTTATTTTTGGCGCTATGTTTGCGTTTTTAGAAATGCCGGCTTGTCCTTGTTGTGCTTCTGTGCTTTTTGTAATCATTGGCGCTGTCAGTTTGATCAATTCTTGGATTTATTCTTTTATTGTTTTGTTAAGTTTTGCGCTTGGGCAAAGTTTGCCGATTTTTCTAATAGGATTTTCAACAAATTTGACAAGAATTTTAGCGCCCAAGGTTGCTCAAATCGAAAAGTACATTCAGTTTGCCGCAGGAACAATTTTAATTGTTATTGCGTTATATTTCTTAATTATTGCATAA
- a CDS encoding glycosyltransferase family 2 protein, with protein sequence MIKQKKISIIFSFRNEEKTLEELYRRTQDVLKRSNLLYEMIFVNDASTDGSLNILTNLALKDQSVKVINLSRRFGYNQSFMAGLEFFSGDAAVILDSDLQDSPEEIPRLIEKWELGAEVVHAVRQERLGENFFKLQLTSLAYKIIRKISSIELLENAGNFKLLSRRVVQELLRLKEQDPYLRGLISWVGFKQDKIYYKRQKRFAGKGHFPVLTSSGPIKEFISGVTSFSEFFPFLPIGSGLIFLILGLVAGFRELIIFLSGAMSPSWIITLILIVGGVQLISLGLVGLYIGRIWKEVARRPRHIVESTINVS encoded by the coding sequence ATGATAAAACAAAAGAAAATATCTATTATTTTTTCTTTCCGAAACGAGGAGAAAACTCTCGAGGAATTATATCGTCGAACACAAGATGTTTTGAAACGTAGTAATCTTTTATACGAAATGATTTTTGTCAACGATGCCTCAACTGATGGTTCTTTGAATATTTTGACTAACTTAGCGTTAAAAGATCAATCGGTTAAAGTTATTAATTTATCTCGGCGCTTTGGGTACAATCAAAGTTTTATGGCTGGCTTAGAATTCTTTAGCGGAGATGCAGCCGTTATCTTAGATTCTGATCTTCAGGATTCGCCTGAAGAAATTCCTCGTCTTATTGAGAAGTGGGAATTAGGAGCTGAGGTTGTTCATGCTGTTCGTCAAGAAAGACTAGGAGAAAATTTCTTTAAATTGCAGCTGACATCCCTTGCGTATAAAATTATTCGAAAAATTTCCTCTATTGAGCTTTTAGAAAATGCAGGAAATTTTAAGCTTCTTTCTCGGCGAGTAGTTCAAGAGTTGCTAAGATTAAAGGAGCAGGATCCTTATTTGCGCGGTTTGATCTCTTGGGTTGGATTTAAGCAAGACAAGATATATTATAAAAGACAGAAGCGTTTTGCCGGGAAGGGTCATTTTCCTGTATTGACTAGTTCTGGGCCAATAAAAGAATTTATCAGTGGAGTGACGTCTTTCTCAGAATTTTTTCCATTTTTACCGATCGGGTCAGGACTGATATTTCTAATTTTGGGTCTTGTTGCGGGCTTTAGAGAGCTGATCATTTTTTTGTCTGGCGCAATGTCACCAAGCTGGATAATTACATTGATTTTGATTGTAGGAGGAGTGCAGTTGATATCTTTGGGATTGGTTGGATTATATATCGGCCGCATATGGAAAGAAGTTGCACGGCGTCCTCGACATATTGTTGAGAGCACAATTAATGTCTCGTGA
- a CDS encoding DUF3465 domain-containing protein: protein MDISKRYKIFVVLIVCLFLGCNSQLSSPIPASTQTQYRDDAQKIYSAYQNHQSNFFVESKGRVVKILLDDLKGSRHQRFILQLAKGQTILVAHNIDIAPRINNLNIGDEVYFYGEYEWNDKGGVVHWTHHDPGYRRIGGWLEHQGMRYQ from the coding sequence ATGGACATTTCCAAAAGATATAAGATTTTTGTAGTTTTAATAGTTTGTTTGTTCCTTGGATGTAATTCGCAGCTTTCTTCGCCTATACCGGCTAGCACGCAAACGCAATATCGAGATGATGCCCAAAAGATTTATTCGGCGTATCAAAATCATCAATCTAATTTTTTTGTTGAATCTAAAGGGCGTGTTGTTAAAATCCTTTTGGATGATTTAAAGGGAAGCCGTCATCAACGGTTTATTTTACAATTAGCAAAGGGGCAAACAATTCTTGTTGCACATAATATTGATATTGCTCCTCGAATTAACAATTTAAATATCGGAGACGAAGTTTATTTCTACGGCGAGTACGAATGGAATGACAAAGGAGGCGTTGTTCACTGGACGCATCATGATCCAGGGTATCGACGGATTGGCGGGTGGCTTGAGCATCAAGGGATGAGATATCAATAA
- a CDS encoding integration host factor subunit beta, producing the protein MTKKDIVLRITDSTGIKQVDVKRVVQKTFDTVIESLIRNEKVELRNFGVFKIKERKARFGRNPRTGESVPVPPRKVVVFKPGLEMKEKIK; encoded by the coding sequence ATGACAAAGAAAGATATCGTTTTAAGGATTACAGATTCGACTGGAATTAAGCAGGTTGATGTTAAAAGAGTTGTTCAAAAGACGTTTGATACGGTTATTGAAAGCCTTATTCGAAACGAAAAAGTTGAATTGCGTAATTTTGGTGTGTTTAAGATCAAAGAGCGAAAAGCACGTTTTGGCAGAAATCCTCGCACAGGCGAGAGCGTTCCTGTCCCCCCTAGAAAAGTCGTCGTGTTCAAGCCTGGCCTTGAAATGAAAGAAAAAATTAAATAA
- the tpx gene encoding thiol peroxidase, which produces MSKEITFKGNVLHVTGVDLKVGDKAPDFKVVTKDLKEVGLGDYSGKIKILTTFPSIDTPVCEGQVKEFNEKVSSFENTVVLAISKDLPFAHSRFCMSFSINNVETLSDYKYSSVAENYGVLIDELKLLTRAVFIIDKDDIIRYVQFAKEITEPLNYQKVYEALKDI; this is translated from the coding sequence ATGTCAAAAGAAATAACCTTTAAAGGAAATGTATTGCACGTAACTGGCGTTGATCTTAAAGTCGGAGATAAAGCTCCTGATTTTAAGGTTGTTACAAAAGATTTGAAAGAAGTAGGCTTGGGCGATTATTCAGGAAAAATAAAGATTCTAACAACGTTCCCCTCGATCGATACGCCGGTTTGCGAGGGGCAAGTCAAAGAGTTTAATGAGAAGGTGTCTAGTTTTGAAAATACGGTTGTTTTGGCGATTAGCAAAGATTTGCCTTTTGCGCATAGTCGATTTTGCATGTCATTTTCTATTAATAACGTTGAAACGCTTTCAGATTATAAATATTCTTCTGTGGCTGAGAATTATGGGGTTCTAATCGACGAGCTTAAACTTCTAACGCGAGCAGTATTTATTATTGATAAAGACGACATTATTCGATATGTTCAGTTTGCAAAAGAGATTACAGAGCCTTTAAATTATCAAAAGGTATATGAGGCGCTGAAAGACATTTAA
- a CDS encoding tetratricopeptide repeat protein, translated as MVSKELIQISQIKGWLLFLSKRCLWVYFIVVFILAYYAGKPDPVNTVVNRLNYLRLSEIYISESLSKDQKMSKREYCSAIKYYKELVEFIGPKDYLFANMGFCWYRIGDYNKALEMYDQAIRLNPAIYTYYADKGMIYLALGKPQEAISWLEQSLSKIALSTQHYDRYLQSLPEPYRQYAMINLNILTVRLKNDLLFLKQKLLDLHMASVNEKMNDIAVSPEKMPLHLDTFLGRISTDIAVLEKVYDGP; from the coding sequence ATGGTAAGCAAAGAATTGATACAGATTAGTCAAATAAAAGGATGGTTGTTGTTTTTATCGAAAAGATGCCTTTGGGTTTATTTTATTGTAGTGTTTATTTTGGCTTATTATGCAGGGAAGCCAGATCCAGTTAATACTGTTGTTAATCGTTTAAATTATTTGCGCTTATCAGAGATCTATATTTCAGAATCATTGTCGAAGGATCAAAAGATGTCAAAGCGAGAATATTGTTCTGCGATTAAATATTACAAAGAACTTGTTGAATTCATTGGTCCTAAGGATTATCTTTTTGCAAATATGGGATTTTGCTGGTATCGTATTGGAGATTACAACAAAGCTCTTGAAATGTATGATCAAGCTATTCGATTAAATCCTGCAATTTATACGTATTATGCAGACAAAGGGATGATTTACCTTGCTTTAGGAAAACCCCAGGAGGCAATATCTTGGCTTGAACAATCTTTGTCAAAGATTGCACTGAGCACTCAGCATTATGATCGATATTTGCAATCTTTGCCGGAGCCGTATAGACAATATGCGATGATAAATCTAAATATTTTGACCGTAAGACTTAAGAATGATTTGTTGTTTTTAAAGCAAAAGCTATTGGATCTTCATATGGCGAGTGTTAATGAGAAAATGAATGATATCGCGGTAAGTCCAGAAAAGATGCCTTTGCATCTTGATACTTTTTTAGGGAGAATTTCTACGGATATAGCTGTGTTGGAAAAGGTTTATGATGGTCCGTGA